A single genomic interval of Microbacterium hydrocarbonoxydans harbors:
- a CDS encoding class I SAM-dependent methyltransferase, producing MDFPFSSLRRWPDVEADNLQAHDATDLLLVGRALTSGVSGREVAVIGDEYGAITLALTHAGLDGVRVHQDLATGRRALARNAGELGIEGFSSHELDATLLDGARLVLVQLPKALAELEEIADAVARWAAPDVVLVAGGRVKHMTITQNEVLARSFAQVQAERADRKSRLVVASDPRPVRSEPPYPVTAQHDGLVLVAHGGAFAGARLDIGTRVLLDMLGLDGSQLSTDVSASPRNAAESATPADPCCVVNDTESSPALTVVDLGCGTGALAASYALAHPEARVIATDRSAAAAASARATMAANDVADRVTVMHDDAASELADASADLVLLNPPFHLGSSVHTGAATRLFEAAARILRPGGELVTVFNSSLGYRGELTRLIGPTAQLGRTSKFTVTRSIRR from the coding sequence GTGGACTTCCCCTTCAGCAGCCTGCGTCGATGGCCCGACGTCGAGGCCGACAACCTGCAGGCGCACGACGCAACCGACCTGCTGCTCGTCGGCCGGGCGCTGACCTCCGGTGTCTCGGGTCGGGAGGTCGCGGTCATCGGCGACGAGTACGGCGCGATCACGCTGGCGCTCACCCACGCCGGGCTGGACGGTGTGCGTGTGCACCAGGATCTGGCGACCGGCCGACGGGCGCTCGCCCGGAATGCAGGCGAGCTGGGCATCGAGGGGTTCTCGTCCCACGAACTCGACGCGACCCTGCTCGACGGTGCGCGTCTGGTGCTGGTGCAGCTGCCGAAGGCGCTCGCCGAGCTCGAGGAGATCGCGGATGCGGTGGCCCGCTGGGCGGCTCCTGATGTCGTGCTCGTCGCCGGTGGACGCGTGAAGCACATGACGATCACGCAGAACGAGGTGCTGGCGCGCAGCTTCGCGCAGGTGCAGGCCGAGCGGGCGGATCGCAAGTCCCGTCTCGTCGTGGCCTCTGACCCGCGGCCGGTTCGTTCTGAGCCTCCGTACCCGGTGACCGCGCAGCACGACGGACTGGTGCTGGTGGCGCATGGCGGCGCCTTCGCGGGGGCGCGTCTCGACATCGGAACGCGGGTGCTGCTCGACATGCTCGGCCTCGACGGTTCACAACTCAGCACAGATGTATCTGCTTCTCCCCGGAACGCCGCGGAATCGGCCACTCCGGCCGATCCATGCTGCGTTGTGAACGACACCGAGTCGAGCCCGGCGCTCACCGTCGTCGATCTGGGCTGCGGCACCGGCGCGCTCGCCGCCTCCTATGCCCTCGCACACCCCGAAGCCCGCGTGATCGCCACCGATCGGTCGGCGGCAGCCGCGGCATCCGCTCGCGCGACCATGGCGGCGAACGACGTCGCGGATCGGGTCACCGTGATGCACGACGACGCCGCGTCCGAGCTCGCCGACGCGAGCGCCGATCTGGTGCTGCTCAACCCACCCTTCCACCTCGGCAGCAGCGTCCATACGGGAGCCGCGACCCGGCTGTTCGAGGCCGCCGCCCGCATCCTGCGTCCCGGCGGGGAGCTCGTCACGGTGTTCAACTCGTCCCTCGGGTATCGCGGTGAGTTGACCAGACTGATCGGCCCGACCGCGCAGCTCGGACGCACCTCCAAGTTCACGGTCACGCGCAGCATCCGCCGCTGA
- a CDS encoding TetR/AcrR family transcriptional regulator, with product MRSAPDDLTARARIRDTAIAAFARDGYDGASLRRIAQEAGVSPALIVHHFGDKNALRAECDDYVVSVFINEEHDLIVAPTRDRIRTALNDLERYGPYLDYLARMLADGSAAADRLFDSFLANTRDVLDEQKAAGMLEPMSDPEMTIMLLTLMGLAPVVMRAQIARALGTDQLSPAGLLRTTLPTLELLTHGIYSTTALLDGAREALASPGGAKGAPS from the coding sequence ATGCGTTCAGCACCCGATGACCTCACCGCCCGTGCCCGAATCCGGGACACCGCCATTGCCGCGTTCGCGCGCGACGGCTACGACGGGGCGAGCCTGCGCCGCATCGCGCAGGAGGCGGGGGTCAGCCCCGCCCTGATCGTCCATCACTTCGGAGACAAGAACGCCCTCCGCGCCGAATGCGACGACTACGTGGTCTCCGTCTTCATCAACGAGGAGCACGACCTCATCGTCGCGCCGACCCGCGATCGCATCCGCACCGCACTGAACGATCTCGAGCGCTACGGACCGTATCTCGACTACCTCGCCCGCATGCTCGCCGACGGCTCGGCCGCCGCCGATCGTCTGTTCGACAGCTTCCTGGCCAACACCCGCGACGTGCTCGACGAGCAGAAGGCCGCTGGCATGCTCGAGCCGATGAGCGATCCCGAGATGACGATCATGCTGCTGACCCTGATGGGGCTCGCCCCCGTCGTGATGCGCGCACAGATCGCTCGCGCACTGGGCACCGACCAGCTGAGCCCGGCAGGACTGCTGCGCACGACGCTGCCCACACTCGAACTTCTCACGCACGGCATCTACTCGACCACCGCGCTGCTCGACGGCGCCCGAGAGGCTCTCGCCTCACCGGGCGGCGCGAAGGGAGCACCCTCATGA
- a CDS encoding ABC transporter ATP-binding protein, producing the protein MTSTIEIDRLHKRYGTRIALHELDLAVRPGTVFGLIGPNGAGKTTTLRTLVDVIRPSSGSVRVLGVEPRLGGAALRRRIGYVPGELHLEGRSSGHRMLAFYAQVSGERDSAATLRTARELADRLGVDLSRSVRTLSKGNKQKIGLIQAFMHRPELLILDEPTSGLDPLVQREFLQMVREAKDAGQTVLLSSHVLSEIQQTADEVAVLANGRVVAEGDVASLRLGSIRRIRAEIAIPDAAAAAAAFDRVPGLTGLEVHPGDGTLQLAGTIEGAIDPFIKALAPFEVRDLTVEEPDLEESVLRLYGSAAASPAPDAESGAARGAASDVEPGAAAGAESGVASRSASRTDPATVQDAPPSRRARRARGDRR; encoded by the coding sequence ATGACCTCCACCATCGAGATCGACCGACTGCACAAGCGCTACGGCACTCGCATCGCTCTCCACGAACTCGACCTCGCCGTACGGCCGGGGACCGTGTTCGGCCTCATCGGCCCGAACGGAGCGGGCAAGACGACAACGCTGCGCACGCTCGTCGACGTCATCCGTCCGTCCTCGGGTTCCGTGCGGGTCCTCGGGGTCGAGCCGCGGCTGGGAGGTGCAGCCCTGCGACGCCGCATCGGATACGTGCCGGGCGAACTGCACCTCGAGGGCCGCTCGAGCGGACATCGGATGCTGGCGTTCTACGCGCAGGTGTCGGGCGAGCGTGACTCCGCCGCCACGCTGCGCACCGCGCGCGAGCTCGCCGATCGTCTCGGCGTCGATCTGTCGCGCTCGGTACGCACGCTCTCGAAGGGCAACAAGCAGAAGATCGGGCTCATCCAGGCCTTCATGCACCGGCCGGAGCTGCTGATCCTCGATGAGCCGACGAGCGGCCTCGACCCCCTCGTGCAGCGCGAGTTCCTGCAGATGGTGCGCGAGGCGAAGGATGCGGGGCAGACCGTGCTGCTGAGTTCACACGTGCTGAGCGAGATCCAGCAGACCGCCGACGAGGTCGCCGTGCTCGCGAACGGCAGGGTCGTCGCCGAAGGCGATGTCGCCTCGCTGCGGCTCGGCTCGATCCGCCGGATACGGGCAGAGATCGCCATCCCGGATGCCGCGGCCGCAGCGGCCGCATTCGATCGTGTACCGGGGCTCACCGGACTCGAGGTGCACCCGGGCGACGGCACGCTGCAGCTCGCCGGCACGATCGAGGGCGCGATCGACCCGTTCATCAAGGCGCTCGCGCCCTTCGAGGTGCGCGACCTCACGGTCGAGGAGCCCGACCTCGAGGAGTCGGTGCTGCGCCTGTACGGAAGTGCCGCGGCGAGCCCGGCTCCCGACGCAGAGTCCGGCGCGGCTCGCGGCGCGGCGTCCGACGTCGAGCCTGGCGCCGCGGCCGGTGCAGAGTCGGGCGTCGCGTCGCGGTCCGCCTCCCGCACGGACCCGGCCACCG